In a single window of the Ruminococcus albus 7 = DSM 20455 genome:
- a CDS encoding sigma-70 family RNA polymerase sigma factor, translated as MRLTADEAYRRYADNAFAAAFSICRNKTDADDTVHDTFFKYISKNMDYNDDEHIKAWLLRTAINRAKDLTRSFARKNSVPWEDYMDELEFAAPEDSELFEAVMKLPDKYRIVIHLFYYEEMSITEISNTLKQREGTVKSQLSRGRALLKEMLTEEWNND; from the coding sequence ATGAGACTGACAGCAGACGAAGCTTACCGCAGATATGCAGACAATGCCTTTGCAGCGGCATTCAGTATATGTCGCAACAAGACAGATGCCGATGATACTGTACATGACACTTTCTTCAAGTACATATCCAAAAATATGGACTATAATGATGATGAGCATATCAAAGCGTGGCTTCTGCGTACTGCTATCAACCGTGCAAAGGATCTCACACGCTCGTTCGCAAGAAAAAATTCCGTCCCGTGGGAGGACTATATGGACGAGCTGGAATTTGCAGCCCCCGAAGACAGCGAACTGTTCGAGGCAGTGATGAAGCTTCCCGACAAATATCGTATAGTTATACACTTGTTTTACTACGAGGAAATGAGCATCACCGAGATATCGAATACGCTGAAACAACGCGAGGGAACGGTAAAAAGTCAGCTCAGCAGAGGGCGTGCTCTGTTGAAAGAAATGTTGACGGAGGAATGGAACAATGACTAA
- a CDS encoding heavy metal translocating P-type ATPase, with amino-acid sequence MTKKQKNVLIRIIAAGALLITAALLPLEEKSLLRLAAFLVPYFVIGYDVLWKAVRGIIHGQVFDENFLMCVATVGALFVGEYPEASAVMLFYQTGELFQSVAVGRSRKSISDLMDICPEYANVERDGQLEEVDPEEVELDSIIVIKPGEKIPLDGVIIEGSSSVDTAALTGESLPRSVKVGDEVISGCINQGGLLKVKVTKEYEDSTVTKILELVENSATKKAKYENFITRFARYYTPSVVIAAAVLAVLPPLILGGGWADWIHRALIFLVISCPCALVISVPLSFFGGIGGASKRGILVKGGNYLEALANAETVVFDKTGTLTKGSFEVTKIHSDSMGEDELLDLAAHAESYSDHPIARSVCAKFGKEVDHGRITSDEEISGHGIRAVIDGREIYAGNKKLMAKQSVDVPECSCRGTMVHVAADGGYAGHIVISDVVKETSAEAIKSLKENGVKQTVMLTGDAKSTAEEVANTLGLDKVYAELLPADKVEKVEELLKEKQEGSSLVFVGDGINDAPVLTRADVGIAMGSLGSDAAIEAADIVLMDDDPAKISLAMKIARKTVRIVRENIVFALGVKALVLILGALGIANMWLAVFADVGVSVIAILNAMRTMKIRS; translated from the coding sequence ATGACGAAGAAGCAGAAAAACGTTCTGATAAGGATAATCGCAGCAGGGGCGCTGCTTATAACAGCGGCACTTCTGCCCCTTGAAGAAAAAAGCCTGCTGCGGCTGGCAGCATTTCTGGTGCCGTATTTTGTGATAGGCTATGATGTGCTTTGGAAAGCTGTGCGCGGTATAATACACGGACAGGTTTTTGATGAAAATTTCCTGATGTGCGTGGCTACCGTAGGTGCGCTTTTTGTGGGTGAATATCCCGAAGCTTCGGCTGTCATGCTGTTTTATCAGACAGGTGAGCTTTTTCAGAGCGTGGCTGTGGGCAGATCGAGAAAGTCAATATCAGACCTTATGGATATCTGTCCCGAGTATGCAAACGTTGAAAGGGACGGTCAGCTTGAAGAAGTTGACCCGGAGGAAGTTGAGCTTGACAGCATCATCGTTATAAAGCCCGGCGAAAAGATACCACTTGACGGCGTTATAATCGAGGGCAGTTCTTCGGTGGATACAGCGGCACTTACAGGCGAAAGCCTTCCGAGGTCGGTAAAAGTCGGGGACGAAGTAATAAGCGGATGCATCAATCAGGGCGGCCTTCTGAAAGTGAAAGTCACTAAGGAATATGAGGATTCCACTGTTACTAAGATACTTGAACTGGTGGAAAACTCAGCGACTAAAAAGGCTAAGTACGAGAACTTCATTACTCGTTTTGCAAGGTACTATACGCCTTCGGTAGTTATCGCGGCGGCGGTGCTTGCTGTGCTTCCTCCGCTGATACTGGGCGGCGGCTGGGCTGACTGGATACACCGTGCGCTGATATTCCTGGTAATATCCTGCCCCTGTGCGCTGGTAATATCTGTACCACTGAGCTTTTTCGGAGGCATAGGCGGTGCAAGCAAGCGCGGCATACTGGTAAAGGGCGGAAATTATCTGGAGGCACTTGCTAATGCCGAAACTGTTGTTTTTGATAAGACAGGAACGCTTACGAAGGGCAGTTTTGAAGTAACGAAGATACACTCCGATTCTATGGGCGAGGACGAACTTCTTGACCTTGCCGCCCATGCAGAGAGTTATTCCGACCACCCCATAGCAAGGTCGGTATGCGCTAAGTTCGGCAAGGAAGTCGATCACGGCAGGATAACTTCCGATGAGGAGATATCGGGTCACGGCATACGTGCTGTGATAGACGGCAGAGAAATATATGCAGGCAACAAAAAGCTGATGGCTAAGCAAAGCGTTGATGTTCCCGAATGCAGCTGCAGGGGTACTATGGTACACGTTGCGGCTGACGGCGGATATGCGGGACATATCGTTATATCCGATGTTGTAAAGGAAACTTCAGCAGAGGCTATAAAAAGTCTTAAAGAGAACGGCGTTAAGCAGACTGTTATGCTTACGGGCGATGCAAAGTCAACAGCTGAGGAAGTTGCAAATACGCTTGGACTTGATAAGGTTTACGCTGAACTTCTGCCTGCGGACAAGGTGGAAAAGGTGGAAGAACTTCTGAAAGAAAAGCAGGAGGGTTCTTCACTGGTATTTGTGGGTGACGGCATAAACGATGCGCCTGTTCTTACACGCGCAGATGTCGGCATAGCCATGGGAAGCCTTGGCAGCGACGCGGCTATCGAAGCGGCTGATATAGTTCTTATGGACGATGACCCTGCTAAGATATCACTTGCGATGAAGATAGCACGCAAGACGGTACGAATAGTTCGTGAGAACATAGTTTTCGCACTTGGTGTAAAAGCGCTGGTGCTGATACTGGGTGCGCTTGGTATCGCTAATATGTGGCTGGCGGTATTTGCAGACGTTGGCGTCTCTGTGATAGCAATACTCAATGCCATGAGAACCATGAAGATACGTTCGTAA
- a CDS encoding cation transporter, producing MKKVYKLIDLDCANCAAKMENSIKDLPEVEDCTVSFLTQKMTIKVPDGTDMDALMDKVVKLCKKVEPDCQIVL from the coding sequence ATGAAAAAAGTATACAAACTTATTGATCTGGACTGCGCAAACTGCGCTGCTAAAATGGAGAATTCTATCAAGGATCTTCCCGAGGTTGAGGACTGCACAGTAAGTTTTCTGACACAGAAAATGACCATTAAAGTTCCCGACGGAACTGATATGGACGCACTGATGGATAAGGTTGTAAAGCTGTGCAAAAAGGTCGAGCCTGATTGTCAGATAGTATTATAA
- a CDS encoding class I SAM-dependent methyltransferase — translation MKKSFWDCIAGVYDLFERLYNKRCYDGTGAKVASYIKEDSRVLECACGTGSISRYLAEKAGFLRAVDLSSGMLRQAEKNLRNFHNVRLCKGDIYDLRCRDNCFDYVVAGNVIHLLDEPYKAVDELLRVCKKGGKVIIPTYINLQKKGNSLPVKLIDKAGANFKRQFDEDSYKQFFTEGGYKNVVYDLVDGRMPCAIAVITKE, via the coding sequence ATGAAAAAGAGCTTCTGGGACTGCATTGCAGGTGTTTACGACCTTTTTGAACGGCTTTACAACAAAAGGTGCTATGACGGCACAGGAGCGAAAGTCGCTTCATATATCAAAGAGGACAGCAGAGTTCTGGAATGTGCCTGCGGTACAGGTTCTATAAGCCGTTATCTCGCAGAAAAAGCAGGCTTTCTCAGGGCAGTAGACCTTTCATCAGGTATGCTCAGGCAGGCTGAAAAAAATCTGAGAAACTTCCATAACGTAAGGCTGTGCAAAGGTGATATATATGATCTGAGATGCAGAGATAACTGCTTTGACTATGTGGTGGCAGGAAACGTCATACATCTGCTGGACGAACCCTACAAAGCTGTTGACGAGCTTCTGAGGGTATGCAAAAAGGGCGGAAAGGTAATAATTCCCACATATATAAACCTACAGAAGAAAGGCAATTCCCTCCCGGTAAAGCTGATAGACAAAGCAGGAGCCAATTTTAAAAGACAGTTTGATGAAGATAGCTACAAGCAGTTCTTCACCGAGGGCGGTTATAAGAATGTCGTATATGATCTGGTAGACGGCAGGATGCCATGTGCCATAGCTGTGATAACAAAAGAATGA
- a CDS encoding ArsR/SmtB family transcription factor yields the protein MKSSDFLALSQEDIDRLERETPSDEELYDLAELYKVFGDSTRIRILYALLESEMCVGDMAQLLGLTPTACSHQLRVLKNSKLVRFRREGKIMFYSLADDHVRSILALGMEHILE from the coding sequence GGAGGATATAGACAGATTGGAAAGAGAAACTCCCTCCGATGAAGAACTATATGACCTGGCTGAGCTTTATAAGGTCTTCGGTGACAGCACACGTATACGTATACTGTATGCTCTGCTTGAAAGCGAGATGTGCGTTGGTGATATGGCACAGCTGCTCGGGCTCACTCCGACAGCCTGCTCACATCAGCTGAGAGTGCTTAAAAACAGTAAGCTTGTAAGGTTCCGCCGTGAAGGAAAGATCATGTTCTATTCCCTTGCTGATGATCACGTAAGAAGCATACTGGCGCTGGGCATGGAACACATTTTGGAATAG